Proteins co-encoded in one Setaria viridis chromosome 9, Setaria_viridis_v4.0, whole genome shotgun sequence genomic window:
- the LOC117838070 gene encoding glutamyl-tRNA reductase 2 → MMASTTSATAAAAAFGAASAAKPRGSPLALCPRVTAGGRRRSGVVRCDAGVEAQAQAVAKAASIAALEQFKISADRYMKERSSIAVIGLSVHTAPVEMREKLAVAEELWPRAIQELTNLNHIEEAAVLSTCNRMEIYVVALSWNRGIREVVDWMSKKSGIPASELREHLFMLRDSDATRHLFEVSAGLDSLVLGEGQILAQVKQVVRSGQNSGGLGKNIDRMFKDAITAGKRVRCETNISSGAVSVSSAAVELALMKLPKTEALSGRMLLIGAGKMGKLVIKHLIAKGCKKVVVVNRSVERVDAICEEMKDIEIVYRPLSEMYEAAAEADVVFTSTASETPLFTKEHAEALPPISDTMGGVRLFVDISVPRNVSACVSEVGSARVYNVDDLKEVVEANKEDRLRKAMEAQTIITQELKRFEAWRDSLETVPTIKKLRSYADRIRASELEKCLQKIGEDNLNKKMRRAIEELSTGIVNKLLHGPLQHLRCDGSDSRTLDETLENMHALNRMFSLDTEKAIIEQKIKAKVEKTQN, encoded by the exons ATGATGGCGAGCACGACGTcagcgaccgccgccgccgcggcattCGGGGCCGCGTCCGCCGCCAAGCCGCGGGGGTCGCCGTTGGCCCTCTGCCCGAGGGTGACCGCCGGCGGTAGGAGGCGCTCCGGGGTGGTGCGGTGCGATGCCGGCGTGGAGGCACAGGCGCAGGCGGTGGCCAAGGCGGCCAGCATCGCCGCGCTCGAGCAGTTCAAGATCTCCGCCGACC GGTACATGAAAGAAAGGAGTAGCATAGCTGTGATAGGCCTCAGTGTACACACAGCACCAGTGGAGATGCGTGAAAAACTTGCGGTTGCAGAGGAACTATGGCCTCGTGCTATTCAAGAACTCACAAATCTTAACCATATTGAAGAGGCTGCTGTTCTTAGTACCTGCAATAGAATGGAAATTTATGTGGTGGCTCTGTCATGGAACCGTGGTATCAGAGAAGTAGTAGACTGGATGTCAAAG AAAAGTGGCATTCCTGCTTCTGAGCTCAGGGAGCACCTGTTCATGTTGCGTGACAGTGATGCCACACGCCATCTGTTTGAGGTATCAGCAGGGCTTGACTCTTTGGTTCTCGGTGAAGGACAAATCCTTGCTCAAGTTAAGCAAGTTGTAAGGAGTGGGCAAAACAGTGGAGGCCTGGGAAAGAACATTGATAGGATGTTCAAGGATGCAATCACAGCTGGGAAGCGTGTCCGATGTGAGACCAACATATCATCTGGTGCGGTTTCTGTCAGTTCAGCTGCTGTTGAATTGGCCCTGATGAAGCTTCCAAAGACTGAAGCCCTGTCAGGTAGAATGCTGCTGATTGGTGCTGGTAAGATGGGCAAATTAGTGATCAAGCATCTCATTGCCAAAGGATGCAAGAAGGTTGTTGTGGTGAACCGCTCGGTGGAAAGGGTGGATGCCATTTGCGAGGAGATGAAAGATATCGAGATTGTGTACAGGCCTCTATCAGAGATGTATGAAGCTGCTGCTGAAGCTGATGTTGTGTTCACGAGCACTGCATCTGAAACCCCATTGTTCACAAAGGAGCACGCAGAGGCACTCCCCCCTATTTCTGATACAATGGGTGGTGTCCGTCTGTTTGTCGACATATCTGTCCCGAGAAATGTCAGTGCTTGTGTGTCTGAAGTTGGTTCCGCACGAGTATACAATGTTGACGACTTGAAAGAGGTGGTGGAAGCCAACAAGGAGGACCGTCTCAGGAAAGCAATGGAAGCGCAGACAATCATCACCCAAGAACTGAAACGGTTTGAGGCATGGAGGGACTCACTGGAGACCGTGCCGACCATCAAGAAGTTGAGGTCATATGCTGACAGGATCCGGGCCTCAGAGCTCGAGAAGTGCCTTCAGAAGATCGGTGAAGACAATCTTAACAAGAAGATGCGGAGAGCCATCGAGGAGCTGAGCACTGGCATCGTGAACAAGCTCCTCCATGGCCCGCTGCAGCACTTGAGGTGCGATGGCAGCGATAGCCGCACCCTCGATGAGACGCTTGAGAACATGCATGCCCTTAACCGGATGTTCAGCCTCGACACCGAGAAGGCGATCATTGAGCAGAAGATCAAGGCCAAGGTGGAGAAGACCCAAAACTGA